One window of the Sparus aurata chromosome 7, fSpaAur1.1, whole genome shotgun sequence genome contains the following:
- the LOC115585507 gene encoding complement C1q-like protein 2: MVVEQKVELRHLTARVTAAESRVEEQNVELRHLTSRVEELMMENTAIEARMTTAESLVEELQRENNAQATELAVTQQRLTISENQVEELEKRQEGQRAAVQELQNNNTVKKVAFSASILTSGEGNTEHTDPRHLIFRNVITNIGNHYNPNTGYFSAPVRGVYYFRFTGHVAHSESSMRLDLIKNGNLVVRAADRHTTSEDAEDNASNGAVLQLEAGDVVSVQLGGYVWDDQYHRTTFSGFQLFPL; the protein is encoded by the exons atggtggtggagcAGAAAGTGGAGCTCAGGCACCTGACGGCCAGAgtgacagctgctgagagcCGGGTGGAGGAGCAGAATGTGGAGCTCAGGCATCTGACAAGCCGGGTGGAGGAGCTCATGATGGAGAATACAG CCATAGAGGCCAGGATGACCACTGCTGAGAGCCTGGTGGAGGAACTGCAGAGGGAGAATAATG CGCAAGCCACAGAGCTTGCAGTTACTCAGCAAAGATTGACAATCAGTGAAAATCAGGTTGAAGAGCTGGAGAAACGGCAGGAAG GGCAAAGAGCGGCAGTGCAGGAacttcaaaataacaacacag TAAAAAAGGTGGCTTTTTCTGCCTCCATTCTGACGTCTGGTGAAggcaacacagaacacacagatcCTCGTCATCTGATCTTCAGAAATGTCATCACCAACATTGGAAACCACTACAACCCAAACACAG GTTACTTCAGTGCACCAGTGAGAGGAGTGTATTATTTCAGATTTACTGGCCATGTAGCACACTCTGAAAGCAGCATGAGACTGGATCTTATCAAGAATGGAAATCTTGTAGTAAGAGCCGCTGATCGTCATACCACATCTGAAGACGCTGAGGACAATGCATCCAATGGGGCGGTGTTGCAGTTAGAAGCAGGAGATGTTGTCTCAGTACAACTTGGTGGATATGTTTGGGATGACCAGTACCACCGAACAACCTTTAGTGGCTTTCAGCTCTTTCCTTTATAA